A single region of the Metarhizium brunneum chromosome 6, complete sequence genome encodes:
- the CYB2_2 gene encoding Cytochrome b2, with translation MTRKVSVSEVLQHSSPESAWIVVDGNVYDMTDFAPSHPGGPEIIHQYSGRDASVPYNEVHAPSLIKSSLDAKHHVGTLDAATVTESWTAANTPAPQAKAASSKPPLADIINMYDFEKAAHQSFTNKAWAYINGASNDSITRDINIETLKKIWFRPAVMKNVSRVTTRTSLFGCRLDAPFYVAPTGAVRTAGEEGELALARGAGPSGIIHCISTPASYPHDEILQATPEHAFFQLYVDKDRAKSAKLLRQISASDKVKAVFVTVDLPVVSKREDDERVKAENTVEKQVSPGQDQKGAGLARQSGSFIDPAVTWDDIPWIRKHTTLPVVVKGIQRWQDARTAMSLGCEGIVVSNHGGRAADTAQPSIITLLELHRNCPEVFGKMEVLVDGGFRRGSDIVKAVCLGASAVGVGRPFLYAVNYGTAGVEHAVALLRDEIETAMRLCGMTDLMEEAGPDFLNTAPVDHLVYHGPHAYLGRKPRTRARL, from the exons ATGACGAGAAAAGTGTCAGTGTCGGAGGTGCTACAACACTCGAGCCCCGAGAGTGCGTGGATCGTGGTCGACGGCAACGTCTATGACATGACGGACTTTGCGCCCTCCCATCCCGGCGGCCCTGAAA TCATCCATCAATACTCGGGCCGTGACGCCTCGGTGCCATACAACGAGGTCCACGCCCCTTCACTAATCAAGTCGTCTCTGGATGCCAAGCACCACGTCGGCACCCTCGATGCCGCCACAGTCACGGAATCATGGACGGCGGCAAACACCCCCGCTCCCCAAGCAAAAGCAGCGTCCTCAAAGCCCCCCCTAGccgacatcatcaacatgtACGACTTTGAAAAGGCCGCCCACCAGTCATTCACCAACAAGGCGTGGGCGTACATCAACGGCGCGTCCAACGACAGCATCACCCGCGACATCAACATCGAGACCCTCAAGAAGATTTGGTTCCGGCCCGCAGTCATGAAGAACGTCTCCCGCGTGACGACCAGAACGAGCCTATTCGGGTGCCGCCTCGACGCGCCCTTCTACGTAGCTCCCACGGGCGCGGTCCGCACCGCcggtgaagaaggagaattAGCCCTCGCCCGAGGCGCCGGCCCGTCCGGCATCATCCACTGCATCTCCACGCCGGCGTCGTACCCGCACGACGAGATCCTCCAAGCGACGCCCGAGCACGCCTTCTTCCAGCTGTACGTGGACAAGGACCGCGCCAAGTCCgccaagctgctgcgccAAATCAGCGCCagcgacaaggtcaaggccgTCTTTGTCACCGTCGACCTGCCCGTCGTGTCTAAAcgggaagacgacgagcgcGTCAAGGCGGAGAACACGGTCGAGAAGCAGGTCTCACCTGGGCAGGACCAGAAAGGCGCAGGTCTGGCGCGGCAGTCGGGCTCCTTTATCGACCCAGCCGTCACGTGGGACGACATCCCCTGGATCCGGAAACACACTACTCTCCCTGTTGTTGTCAAGGGTATTCAGAGGTGGCAGGATGCCCGGACGGCCATGAGCCTCGGGTGTGAGGGGATTGTGGTGAGCAACCACGGCGGAAGGGCGGCCGACACGGCGCAGCCATCTATTATTACTTTGCTCGAGCTGCATAGGAACTGTCCCGAGGTATTTGGCAAGATGGAGGTGCTTGTCGATGGCGGATTCCGGAGAGGTTCCGACATTGTAAAGGCCGTTTGCCTGGGGGCCTCGGCCGTCGGGGTAGGAAGGCCGTTTCTATATGCTGTCAACTACGGCACCGCGGGCGTGGAGCACGCCGTCGCAC TATTGCGCGACGAAATCGAGACGGCGATGCGGCTGTGCGGCATGACCGACTtgatggaggaggctggTCCTGATTTCCTAAACACCGCGCCTGTTGATCATCTCGTGTATCATGGCCCGCACGCGTACCTTGGTCGGAAGCCGAGAACGAGGGCTCGCTTGTAG